A stretch of the Vigna radiata var. radiata cultivar VC1973A unplaced genomic scaffold, Vradiata_ver6 scaffold_43, whole genome shotgun sequence genome encodes the following:
- the LOC111240995 gene encoding uncharacterized protein LOC111240995, whose translation MKNAFCLCLGSQLKISFRFSLKKFLPRSSLQRFSIIVNSWLWRFLVVVKLRVVDISLVPLLITFLDFYLSFDVIKGNKQPALRNKFGVKCLSGFLCCSYYRGTITSCATTDGLSVDITQR comes from the exons atgaaaaatgcgTTTTGTTTATGTTTGGGTTCTCAATTGAAAATCTCATTTAGGTTTAGTTTGAAAAAGTTTCTCCCTCGTTCTTCATTGCAGAGGTTCTCCATCATTGTCAATAGTTGGTTGTGGAGATTTTTGGTGGTTGTGAAGTTGAGAGTTGTGGACATTTCGCTAGTGCCGCTCCTAATCACATTTCTGGATT TTTATTTGTCTTTTGATGTGATTAAAGGGAACAAACAGCCTGCATTGAGGAACAAGTTCGGTGTTAAGTGTCTCTCGGGGTTCCTCTGTTGCAGTTATTATAGAG GAACAATTACAAGTTGTGCGACAACAGATGGTTTGTCAGTGGATATTACACAAAGATAA